A genomic segment from Canis aureus isolate CA01 chromosome 4, VMU_Caureus_v.1.0, whole genome shotgun sequence encodes:
- the TCOF1 gene encoding treacle protein isoform X5 gives MDIYTHWQQTSEVGQKRKAEEDAALLAKKTRVSDPISSSESSEEEEEEETEAEATKTTPRLASTNSSVPGPVLPSSTKEKGVAKTNKASKMVNSTPHPASAKAVAHILSGRSPRKSAGPSANTILVSETEEEGSVPALGTTAKPGMASANQADSSSETSSSSDETDVEVKPSVKPPQVKASPAPAKDSVGRGAGPTPGKAGDVTPQGRGGALTPASKAKKPEDDSESSEEESESEDGAPAEPPHQVKASEKIVQAKAASGPVKGTPGKGATPAPPGKAGPSAAQAKTEKPKEDSDSSEEDSDSEEEPPAAKTPLQVKPSGKTPQVKAASASAKESPRKGVPPVPPGKVGPAAGQAKKGAGEEDPDSSTEESDSEEEAPTAVPPTRSPVQAKPSGQNSQVRTASGPVKGPPQKAGPAATPVGKQEEDSESSSEEESDSEGAAPAQAKSSGKIPQVRAASGPAKGPPRKAGPAATQAKAEMSKDDSESSEEESESEEEAPAAMAPVQAKSTVKTPQTKASPKKGTPITPIPAKAPPVRVGTPAPWKARAEASPACASSPAMARGAQKPEASSSSEESESEEETAPAPAAGQAKPVGKGVTVKAASTPTKRPSGQGTALAPPGKAGPATAPVKTEVQEDSSESSEEESGSEEAEEAAAAPAQVKTAVKTPQSKANQAPTRATSAKGAASAPGKVVSAAVQIKQESPAKVKPPARTSQSNAVSVRGQGAVPAVGKAVATAAQAQPGPVKNPEEDSESSEEESDSDGEAPTPVKPSGKTPQVGTASAPSKGLSRKGATAAPPRKTGAVATQAGKPEEDSESSSEEESDSEEEAPAQVKPGIKPPQTKASLLKGVSGTPASAEASTTRVDNSAPQKARPAPPAKKEGSSKTAKSKAQAPAPPEKNAEGSSESSDDELPATQVIKPPLIFVDPNRSPAGPAATATQAPAADTPRKAQASESTARSSSSESEDEDVIPATQCSVPAGRTNVTPLTAHPRPAVRASTVGASGGEASGRVSEGKKQEAPITQVTKRNPAHLPLTQAALKVLAQKASEAQPPAARTPSSSGVDHALGTLPVMSPQITPVQAKMTNKLKKAEVPAVERATATPVGHPKAKASETSNDSEDSSGSSSGSEEDADGPQKAHRRVGPAPSATETLVEETTAESSEDEVVAPSQSLLSGYVTPGPTLANSQASKATPRPDLNPSASSTSISKDAPDGKQEVEPQHVAGTVSPKTSRREADATPQKPRKPKKEAGSPQASTLALQSDISRRLLSEPWPLNEAQVQASVVKVLTELLEQERKKAADAAKESNRKGRVGRKRKLSGDQTAARVPKSKKKKQLVAGGGGEGAAGSPEKALRTPKGKAKRDGASSDIKEKKEKESPGSLEAKEKPEGEPGTLKVEGGDQGNPKIKKEKKKSDKKKKDKEKKEKKKKAKKASTKDPDSLFQKKKKKKKKTAEQTV, from the exons ATGGACATCTATACTCACTGGCAACA AACCTCAGAGGTTGGCCAGAAGCGGAAGGCAGAGGAGGATGCAGCGCTGCTGGCTAAGAAGACCCGAGTGTCAGACCCCATTAGCAGCTCAGAGAgctcagaagaggaggaggaggaggagacagaagcTGAAGCCACCAAAACCA CCCCAAGACTAGCATCTACCAACTCCTCAGTTCCAGGACCGGTTTTGCCATCaagcacaaaagaaaaaggcGTG GCAAAGACCAACAAAGCCAGCAAGATGGTCAACTCCACACCACATCCGGCCTCTGCCAAGGCAGTGGCCCACATTCTGTCTGGGAGATCACCCAGGAAGTCTGCAGGGCCCTCGGCAAATACCATCCTGGTCTCGGAAACTGAGGAAGAGGGCAGTGTCCCGGCACTCGGAACCACAGCCAAGCCTG GAATGGCATCAGCCAACCAGGCCGACAGCTCCAGCGAGACCTCCAGCTCCAGTGATGAGACCGATGTGGAG GTGAAACCTTCAGTAAAACCACCCCAGGTCAAAGCCTCACCAGCCCCTGCCAAGGACTctgtagggagaggggcaggcccAACCCCTGGGAAGGCAGGGGATGTGACACCCCAAGGCAGAGGGGGTGCCCTGACCCCAGCCAGCAAGGCCAAGAAGCCAGAAGACGACTCAGAGAGCAGTGAGGAGGAGTCTGAGAGTGAGGATGGGGCCCCCGCGGAACCACCCCACCAG GTGAAGGCCTCAGAGAAAATTGTCCAGGCCAAAGCTGCCTCGGGTCCTGTCAAGGGGACCCCTGGGAAAGGGGCCACTCCAGCTCCCCCTGGGAAGGCAGGGCCTTCGGCTGCCCAGGCCAAGACAGAGAAGCCAAAGGAGGACTCAGATAGCAGTGAGGAGGACTCCGACAGCGAGGAGGAGCCACCAGCTGCCAAGACGCCACTTCAG GTGAAGCCTTCAGGGAAGACACCCCAGGTCAAAGCTGCCTCAGCTTCTGCCAAGGAGTCCCCTAGGAAAGGGGTCCCTCCAGTGCCCCCCGGCAAGGTAGGGCCTGCAGCCGGCCAGGCTAagaagggggcgggggaggaagaCCCGGACAGTAGCACCGAGGAGTCTGACAGCGAGGAGGAGGCACCAACAGCTGTACCCCCAACCAGGAGCCCTGTTCAG GCAAAGCCCTCAGGGCAAAACTCCCAGGTCAGAACTGCCTCGGGTCCTGTCAAGGGGCCCCCTCAGAAGGCAGGGCCTGCAGCCACCCCAGTAGGAAAACAGGAGGAGGACTCAGAGAGCAGCAGCGAGGAGGAATCAGACAGCGAGGGGGCAGCGCCAGCCCAG GCAAAGTCTTCTGGGAAAATCCCCCAGGTCAGAGCTGCCTCGGGTCCTGCCAAGGGGCCCCCTCGGAAGGCAGGGCCTGCAGCCACCCAGGCCAAGGCCGAGATGTCCAAGGATGACTCAGAGAGTAGTGAGGAGGAGTCAGAGAGTGAAGAGGAGGCGCCTGCAGCCATGGCTCCagtccag GCAAAATCAACTGTGAAAACACCCCAGACGAAGGCCTCCCCAAAGAAGGGCACCCCCATTACCCCTATACCTGCCAAAGCTCCCCCAGTGCGAGTGGGCACACCAGCCCCTTGGAAGGCGAGAGCAGAAGCTTCTCCAGCCTGTGCCTCGTCTCCAGCTATGGCGAGGGGCGCCCAGAAGCCAGAGGCCTCTTCAAGCAGCGAGGAGTCTGAGAGTGAGGAGGAGACTGCTCCCGCCCCAGCAGCaggacag GCAAAGCCTGTGGGGAAAGGCGTCACCGTGAAGGCTGCCTCCACACCCACCAAGAGGCCCTCAGGCCAAGGCACTGCCCTAGCACCCCCTGGGAAGGCAGGGCCTGCAACAGCCCCAGTGAAAACTGAGGTGCAGGAAGACTCCTCAGAGAGCAGCGAGGAGGAATCGGGCAGTGAGGAGGCTGAGGAGGCAGCTGCGGCTCCTGCTCAG GTGAAGACCGCAGTGAAAACCCCTCAGAGCAAGGCCAACCAAGCTCCCACCAGAGCAACTTCAGCCAAAGGGGCAGCATCAGCTCCAGGAAAAGTTGTCAGTGCAGCTGTTCAAATCAAGCAGGAGTCCCCGGCCAAG GTAAAGCCACCAGCAAGAACCTCCCAGAGCAATGCTGTCTCAGTGAGGGGCCAGGGCGCTGTGCCAGCTGTGGGGAAGGCAGTGGCCAcagcagcccaggcccagccagggccAGTCAAGAACCCAGAGGAGGACTCGGAAAGCAGTGAGGAGGAGTCCGACAGTGATGGGGAGGCCCCCACTCCG GTGAAGCCCTCAGGGAAGACCCCCCAGGTCGGAACTGCCTCAGCCCCCAGCAAGGGGCTGTCCAGGAAAGGggccacagcagcccctcccaggAAGACAGGAGCCGTGGCCACCCAGGCTGGGAAGCCGGAGGAGGACTCTGAGAGCAGCAGTGAGGAGGAGTCTGACAGCGAGGAGGAGGCGCCggcccag GTAAAACCTGGTATAAAGCCTCCCCAAACCAAGGCTTCCCTGCTGAAAGGTGTCTCAGGCACTCCTGCATCTGCCGAGGCCTCCACAACACGAGTGGACAACTCAGCCCCACAGAAGGCTAGACCAGCACCTCCTGCCAAG AAAGAGGGGAGCTCCAAAACTGCGAAAAGCAAGGCCCAGGCCCCAGCACCTCCGGAGAAGAACGCAGAGGGGTCCTCCGAGAGCAGCGACGACGAGCTGCCAGCCACCCAG gtgATTAAACCCCCTCTGATTTTTGTCGACCCTAATCGTAGTCCAGCTGGCCCAGCTGCTACCGCCACACAAGCTCCAGCTGCAGACACCCCAAGGAAGGCCCAGGCCTCGGAGAGCACAGCCAGGAGCTCCTCCTCCGAGAGTGAGGATGAGGATGTGATCCCCGCTACGCAGTGCTCCGTTCCTG CCGGTAGAACCAACGTGACCCCACTCACGGCCCACCCAAGGCCGGCTGTCAGAGCCAGCACTGTTGGGGCCAGCGGCGGTGAGGCATCCGGTCGGGTGTCAGAAGGCAAGAAGCAGGAGGCACCCATCACTCAG GTGACAAAGAGGAACCCTGCTCACCTCCCGCtgacccaggctgccctgaaggtCCTTGCTCAGAAAGCCAGTGAGGCCCAGCCTCCTGCTGCCAGGACCCCGTCTTCAAGTGGG GTTGACCATGCTCTGGGCACACTCCCCGTAATGAGTCCTCAGATCACCCCTGTGCAGGCCAAGATGACCAACAAGCTCAAAAAGGCTGAGGTCCCTGCAGTCGAGCGAGCCACAGCCACTCCTGTGGGACACCCCAAAGCCAAGGCCTCTGAGACCTCCAACGACAGCGAGGACAGCAGCGGCAGCTCTTCAGGGAGTGAGGAGGATGCTGACGGGCCCCAGAAGGCCCACAGGCGGG TAGGTCCAGCCCCCTCTGCGACGGAGACCTTGGTGGAGGAGACCACAGCAGAGTCTAGCGAGGATGAGGTCGTGGCACCCTCTCAG TCTCTCCTCTCAGGTTATGTGACCCCTGGGCCAACTCTGGCCAACTCCCAGGCTTCAAAGGCCACTCCTAGGCCAGACCTCAACCCGTCGGCTTCCTCTACTTCCATCAGCAAAGATGCCCCAGATGGCAAGCAGGAAGTGGAGCCCCAACACGTAGCAGGCACTGTATCCCCTAAAACAA GCAGGAGAGAGGCTGATGCCACGCCTCAGAAGCCCCGGAAGCCCAAGAAGGAGGCCGGGAGCCCCCAAGCCTCCACGCTGGCCCTGCAGAGCGACATCAGCCGACGCCTCCTGAGTGAGCCCTGGCCCCTGAATGAGGCCCAGGTCCAGGCCTCGGTGGTGAAGGTCTTGACAGAGCTGCTGGAGCAGGAACGGAAGAAGGCCGCCGATGCCGCCAAGGAGAGCAACAGGAAGGGCCGGGTGGGCCGCAAGCGGAAGCTGTCGGGGGACCAGACAGCAGCCAGAGTCCccaagagcaagaaaaagaagcagcTCGTGGccgggggaggtggggagggtgctGCTGGCTCACCAGAAAAGGCCCTCAGGACTCCCAAGGGGAAAGCCAAGAGAGATGGAGCAAGCAGTGACAtcaaggagaagaaggagaaagagtctCCTGGCTCTCTAGAGGCCAAGGAGAAGCCGGAAGGGGAGCCGGGGACACTGAAGGTTGAAGGTGGAGACCAAGGCAACCCAAAGatcaagaaggagaaaaagaaatcagataagA
- the TCOF1 gene encoding treacle protein isoform X4 has protein sequence MAEARKRRELLPLIYQHLLQAGYVRAAREVKEQSGQKSFLTQPVTLMDIYTHWQQTSEVGQKRKAEEDAALLAKKTRVSDPISSSESSEEEEEEETEAEATKTTPRLASTNSSVPGPVLPSSTKEKGVAKTNKASKMVNSTPHPASAKAVAHILSGRSPRKSAGPSANTILVSETEEEGSVPALGTTAKPGMASANQADSSSETSSSSDETDVEVKPSVKPPQVKASPAPAKDSVGRGAGPTPGKAGDVTPQGRGGALTPASKAKKPEDDSESSEEESESEDGAPAEPPHQVKASEKIVQAKAASGPVKGTPGKGATPAPPGKAGPSAAQAKTEKPKEDSDSSEEDSDSEEEPPAAKTPLQVKPSGKTPQVKAASASAKESPRKGVPPVPPGKAKPSGQNSQVRTASGPVKGPPQKAGPAATPVGKQEEDSESSSEEESDSEGAAPAQAKSSGKIPQVRAASGPAKGPPRKAGPAATQAKAEMSKDDSESSEEESESEEEAPAAMAPVQAKSTVKTPQTKASPKKGTPITPIPAKAPPVRVGTPAPWKARAEASPACASSPAMARGAQKPEASSSSEESESEEETAPAPAAGQAKPVGKGVTVKAASTPTKRPSGQGTALAPPGKAGPATAPVKTEVQEDSSESSEEESGSEEAEEAAAAPAQVKTAVKTPQSKANQAPTRATSAKGAASAPGKVVSAAVQIKQESPAKVKPPARTSQSNAVSVRGQGAVPAVGKAVATAAQAQPGPVKNPEEDSESSEEESDSDGEAPTPVKPSGKTPQVGTASAPSKGLSRKGATAAPPRKTGAVATQAGKPEEDSESSSEEESDSEEEAPAQVKPGIKPPQTKASLLKGVSGTPASAEASTTRVDNSAPQKARPAPPAKKEGSSKTAKSKAQAPAPPEKNAEGSSESSDDELPATQVIKPPLIFVDPNRSPAGPAATATQAPAADTPRKAQASESTARSSSSESEDEDVIPATQCSVPAGRTNVTPLTAHPRPAVRASTVGASGGEASGRVSEGKKQEAPITQVTKRNPAHLPLTQAALKVLAQKASEAQPPAARTPSSSGVDHALGTLPVMSPQITPVQAKMTNKLKKAEVPAVERATATPVGHPKAKASETSNDSEDSSGSSSGSEEDADGPQKAHRRVGPAPSATETLVEETTAESSEDEVVAPSQSLLSGYVTPGPTLANSQASKATPRPDLNPSASSTSISKDAPDGKQEVEPQHVAGTVSPKTSRREADATPQKPRKPKKEAGSPQASTLALQSDISRRLLSEPWPLNEAQVQASVVKVLTELLEQERKKAADAAKESNRKGRVGRKRKLSGDQTAARVPKSKKKKQLVAGGGGEGAAGSPEKALRTPKGKAKRDGASSDIKEKKEKESPGSLEAKEKPEGEPGTLKVEGGDQGNPKIKKEKKKSDKKKKDKEKKEKKKKAKKASTKDPDSLFQKKKKKKKKTAEQTV, from the exons ATGGCCGAGGCCAGGAAGCGCCGGGAGCTCCTTCCCCTGATCTACCAGCACTTACTGCAGGCGGGCTACGTGCGCGCGGCGCGGGAAGTGAAGGAGCAGAGCGGCCAG AAAAGTTTCCTGACTCAGCCTGTGACCCTTATGGACATCTATACTCACTGGCAACA AACCTCAGAGGTTGGCCAGAAGCGGAAGGCAGAGGAGGATGCAGCGCTGCTGGCTAAGAAGACCCGAGTGTCAGACCCCATTAGCAGCTCAGAGAgctcagaagaggaggaggaggaggagacagaagcTGAAGCCACCAAAACCA CCCCAAGACTAGCATCTACCAACTCCTCAGTTCCAGGACCGGTTTTGCCATCaagcacaaaagaaaaaggcGTG GCAAAGACCAACAAAGCCAGCAAGATGGTCAACTCCACACCACATCCGGCCTCTGCCAAGGCAGTGGCCCACATTCTGTCTGGGAGATCACCCAGGAAGTCTGCAGGGCCCTCGGCAAATACCATCCTGGTCTCGGAAACTGAGGAAGAGGGCAGTGTCCCGGCACTCGGAACCACAGCCAAGCCTG GAATGGCATCAGCCAACCAGGCCGACAGCTCCAGCGAGACCTCCAGCTCCAGTGATGAGACCGATGTGGAG GTGAAACCTTCAGTAAAACCACCCCAGGTCAAAGCCTCACCAGCCCCTGCCAAGGACTctgtagggagaggggcaggcccAACCCCTGGGAAGGCAGGGGATGTGACACCCCAAGGCAGAGGGGGTGCCCTGACCCCAGCCAGCAAGGCCAAGAAGCCAGAAGACGACTCAGAGAGCAGTGAGGAGGAGTCTGAGAGTGAGGATGGGGCCCCCGCGGAACCACCCCACCAG GTGAAGGCCTCAGAGAAAATTGTCCAGGCCAAAGCTGCCTCGGGTCCTGTCAAGGGGACCCCTGGGAAAGGGGCCACTCCAGCTCCCCCTGGGAAGGCAGGGCCTTCGGCTGCCCAGGCCAAGACAGAGAAGCCAAAGGAGGACTCAGATAGCAGTGAGGAGGACTCCGACAGCGAGGAGGAGCCACCAGCTGCCAAGACGCCACTTCAG GTGAAGCCTTCAGGGAAGACACCCCAGGTCAAAGCTGCCTCAGCTTCTGCCAAGGAGTCCCCTAGGAAAGGGGTCCCTCCAGTGCCCCCCGGCAAG GCAAAGCCCTCAGGGCAAAACTCCCAGGTCAGAACTGCCTCGGGTCCTGTCAAGGGGCCCCCTCAGAAGGCAGGGCCTGCAGCCACCCCAGTAGGAAAACAGGAGGAGGACTCAGAGAGCAGCAGCGAGGAGGAATCAGACAGCGAGGGGGCAGCGCCAGCCCAG GCAAAGTCTTCTGGGAAAATCCCCCAGGTCAGAGCTGCCTCGGGTCCTGCCAAGGGGCCCCCTCGGAAGGCAGGGCCTGCAGCCACCCAGGCCAAGGCCGAGATGTCCAAGGATGACTCAGAGAGTAGTGAGGAGGAGTCAGAGAGTGAAGAGGAGGCGCCTGCAGCCATGGCTCCagtccag GCAAAATCAACTGTGAAAACACCCCAGACGAAGGCCTCCCCAAAGAAGGGCACCCCCATTACCCCTATACCTGCCAAAGCTCCCCCAGTGCGAGTGGGCACACCAGCCCCTTGGAAGGCGAGAGCAGAAGCTTCTCCAGCCTGTGCCTCGTCTCCAGCTATGGCGAGGGGCGCCCAGAAGCCAGAGGCCTCTTCAAGCAGCGAGGAGTCTGAGAGTGAGGAGGAGACTGCTCCCGCCCCAGCAGCaggacag GCAAAGCCTGTGGGGAAAGGCGTCACCGTGAAGGCTGCCTCCACACCCACCAAGAGGCCCTCAGGCCAAGGCACTGCCCTAGCACCCCCTGGGAAGGCAGGGCCTGCAACAGCCCCAGTGAAAACTGAGGTGCAGGAAGACTCCTCAGAGAGCAGCGAGGAGGAATCGGGCAGTGAGGAGGCTGAGGAGGCAGCTGCGGCTCCTGCTCAG GTGAAGACCGCAGTGAAAACCCCTCAGAGCAAGGCCAACCAAGCTCCCACCAGAGCAACTTCAGCCAAAGGGGCAGCATCAGCTCCAGGAAAAGTTGTCAGTGCAGCTGTTCAAATCAAGCAGGAGTCCCCGGCCAAG GTAAAGCCACCAGCAAGAACCTCCCAGAGCAATGCTGTCTCAGTGAGGGGCCAGGGCGCTGTGCCAGCTGTGGGGAAGGCAGTGGCCAcagcagcccaggcccagccagggccAGTCAAGAACCCAGAGGAGGACTCGGAAAGCAGTGAGGAGGAGTCCGACAGTGATGGGGAGGCCCCCACTCCG GTGAAGCCCTCAGGGAAGACCCCCCAGGTCGGAACTGCCTCAGCCCCCAGCAAGGGGCTGTCCAGGAAAGGggccacagcagcccctcccaggAAGACAGGAGCCGTGGCCACCCAGGCTGGGAAGCCGGAGGAGGACTCTGAGAGCAGCAGTGAGGAGGAGTCTGACAGCGAGGAGGAGGCGCCggcccag GTAAAACCTGGTATAAAGCCTCCCCAAACCAAGGCTTCCCTGCTGAAAGGTGTCTCAGGCACTCCTGCATCTGCCGAGGCCTCCACAACACGAGTGGACAACTCAGCCCCACAGAAGGCTAGACCAGCACCTCCTGCCAAG AAAGAGGGGAGCTCCAAAACTGCGAAAAGCAAGGCCCAGGCCCCAGCACCTCCGGAGAAGAACGCAGAGGGGTCCTCCGAGAGCAGCGACGACGAGCTGCCAGCCACCCAG gtgATTAAACCCCCTCTGATTTTTGTCGACCCTAATCGTAGTCCAGCTGGCCCAGCTGCTACCGCCACACAAGCTCCAGCTGCAGACACCCCAAGGAAGGCCCAGGCCTCGGAGAGCACAGCCAGGAGCTCCTCCTCCGAGAGTGAGGATGAGGATGTGATCCCCGCTACGCAGTGCTCCGTTCCTG CCGGTAGAACCAACGTGACCCCACTCACGGCCCACCCAAGGCCGGCTGTCAGAGCCAGCACTGTTGGGGCCAGCGGCGGTGAGGCATCCGGTCGGGTGTCAGAAGGCAAGAAGCAGGAGGCACCCATCACTCAG GTGACAAAGAGGAACCCTGCTCACCTCCCGCtgacccaggctgccctgaaggtCCTTGCTCAGAAAGCCAGTGAGGCCCAGCCTCCTGCTGCCAGGACCCCGTCTTCAAGTGGG GTTGACCATGCTCTGGGCACACTCCCCGTAATGAGTCCTCAGATCACCCCTGTGCAGGCCAAGATGACCAACAAGCTCAAAAAGGCTGAGGTCCCTGCAGTCGAGCGAGCCACAGCCACTCCTGTGGGACACCCCAAAGCCAAGGCCTCTGAGACCTCCAACGACAGCGAGGACAGCAGCGGCAGCTCTTCAGGGAGTGAGGAGGATGCTGACGGGCCCCAGAAGGCCCACAGGCGGG TAGGTCCAGCCCCCTCTGCGACGGAGACCTTGGTGGAGGAGACCACAGCAGAGTCTAGCGAGGATGAGGTCGTGGCACCCTCTCAG TCTCTCCTCTCAGGTTATGTGACCCCTGGGCCAACTCTGGCCAACTCCCAGGCTTCAAAGGCCACTCCTAGGCCAGACCTCAACCCGTCGGCTTCCTCTACTTCCATCAGCAAAGATGCCCCAGATGGCAAGCAGGAAGTGGAGCCCCAACACGTAGCAGGCACTGTATCCCCTAAAACAA GCAGGAGAGAGGCTGATGCCACGCCTCAGAAGCCCCGGAAGCCCAAGAAGGAGGCCGGGAGCCCCCAAGCCTCCACGCTGGCCCTGCAGAGCGACATCAGCCGACGCCTCCTGAGTGAGCCCTGGCCCCTGAATGAGGCCCAGGTCCAGGCCTCGGTGGTGAAGGTCTTGACAGAGCTGCTGGAGCAGGAACGGAAGAAGGCCGCCGATGCCGCCAAGGAGAGCAACAGGAAGGGCCGGGTGGGCCGCAAGCGGAAGCTGTCGGGGGACCAGACAGCAGCCAGAGTCCccaagagcaagaaaaagaagcagcTCGTGGccgggggaggtggggagggtgctGCTGGCTCACCAGAAAAGGCCCTCAGGACTCCCAAGGGGAAAGCCAAGAGAGATGGAGCAAGCAGTGACAtcaaggagaagaaggagaaagagtctCCTGGCTCTCTAGAGGCCAAGGAGAAGCCGGAAGGGGAGCCGGGGACACTGAAGGTTGAAGGTGGAGACCAAGGCAACCCAAAGatcaagaaggagaaaaagaaatcagataagA